TAGATCTTGAAGGCGAGACCGACCCGCTCCAGATTGCGATCAAGGAGCTTCGCGAGAAGAAGATTCCCTTGATTGTTAGGCGATATCTGCCTGATGGCTAGTGAGTGCCAACCTGAACTGTTTGTGCTCGTTGGACCGTGTGACTAACGTATGGGACATAGCTACGAGGACTGGACGTGCGAGGAACTGCTGCAATAACTCAAACGTGCTGGACTGGTGAAATATGTCGGTGGTGGACACAAGGCACAATCGCCGCAGTCGGCATCAAGCTACTATTTTGCCAGACAGTCACTCCAGTATCCTGTGTAATCCGAGTCAAGAAGGAAGGACTCTTGGTGGTCATTTATGATTCATGAGCGTGGCGTTATGAAATTTGGTCGAACAATAACAGTTTAGGCATTAGATAAAACCTAAAGAACGGTTGTTTTGGTTATTACACTGATTCGTGTGCTACGGGCCCCGGCCATGATGGACTGCGTGTAGGCATTCTGCGAGAAGTGTACGCCTGCTGTGCGAGCATCCAGCACCGCGAAGAGGTTGCGATGACGTGCCCAATGGATTCTGAGACAGAACACAGCTGGTCGTGACATTCGATGCTGCCTATTAGAAAGTTGACCGGATGTCGAGGCGGCAAATGTATGCGAAATACGATTTAGGTCGCCTGAATGCTGAACACGAGATTGCAAAGTGACTACGAGGATAGACTCGCGCAGATCTCCAAATGACCATTTCGTCAACCTTCAGAAACTGTACCTTACGCCAGAGAAACCAGAGGGGCTGGTTGTATACGAATATTTACCGAACTGTACGGTGTCATGCCTACAGTAGCCGGAGGATAAGCATCAGGGATTGGTCAGCTCAGGAAGGCAAAGCTTACGGCCATTACATTCAGCTGCATGAATGGTGAACTAACAACTGTATTCACACCGTGAAATACGGTACACTTCAGCGATATCTGACTGTATCAGAGACCATTTTAGCAGTAGGTGGTCTACGGCTAAGACTAAGAACCAGCCATACGGCTGAGGCCAAACTATCCACCggatactccgtacagacaTCTGCAAGAACACCAGTTCTTGCAAGGATCAAGGCAGCGTTAGCGATACGTGTGTAAGGAACGGCTAGTTCGCCAAACAAAGAGATCCCGCCCCGTCACTTGAAAATAGAAACACGCAAAAGCAAGGTTAATACAATGCCGCGTCAGACGCGAGGTTTCCAGCAGACACCACGCATGGATCTTGTCATCGGGCAGATCAACCGACGCATGAAACTGAATCGGGCGATGCCTGATCTTGCTACATCAAAGCGCGAAATAACATTTCCATATAATGACAAAGGACGAAATGCAGTGACATCATGTTTTGTATCACGTCGGGCTCGAGCATCTCGGTTGTGACAAGCACATGCCATGGAGGTGGTTTGCTAAGACCAACGAGCACCGCCAAGACCAGTCTCAACTCCCGTACGCAATGAGCAATGTGCCGAAAAGTAAAACCCAAAAGACAGGACGACAAATCGGAGTCAGCAACACGCAGGGTAAGTTCGTATTAAACATTGATCGACGCTCGCAGATTGGATACGGCTTGGCGCAGGCTTATTTTGAGTGGATGGTGAAGAGCTCGGCCGCTGTGGCGGAGACATGACGTCGGTGCTTGAGTGATTGAGGGCGTGAAGGGGCTGTTTTCGGCTCGTCCAGGGCGGCACTCGGATCAAATGACAGCTGGAAGCTCCAGGGTCtagggtcaactggtgcaatTGTGCTGTGGGTGACCTCATAGCGGTAACATTGGAGGTGGGGCAGTCTTTCAGCAATACATCCGCTGTTTGGCTCGGGCTCTGGCACAGTGCAGGCAAACAGAGCTTGAGCTGTTCCATTATTAGCAGCCGTTGAATCATGCGCTCCATCAAGTTCCATTGGAATTGTAATTTGCTCACTTTTTTCTGGGACAATGCCAGGAAATCGTCCCTCTACTTCCGTGGAACAAAATGCCGCCCTTGTCCTATAAGAGGCTGGGCTCGCATCTCTTTTAACCACTGATATTAAATAGTGGCTGCATTGACTCCCTTGCGCTGCACCTGCACCCTGCCACGTTGCCCTGCCTGCACGCGCTAGCACCAGCCCGCCTGCATCCTGATACACCTGAGATTACGATTGGCAAGTCAAAATCAAGGGCTTTCGGTTGCTCCTGCCGTCCCTCAGCATCAACTACCGGCCATCCGATTTCTCGAAACATAAAGACCTAGGGCTGCTTTGAGGTTCGCCCATCAAAGCAAATTACGTCGACCACGCACCGCCCTACCTGCACACGACAATTAAACACGCCAACATGAAGTTTTCTACCGTCGCTGCCGTTGTGTCATCGGCCGTTGCCGTTTTCGCCTCTCCCATTGAGAAGCGGGCTGTTGGAGGTGTAAGTTGCTGCCCTTGCGCTGCCAAAGTTCTTTACCCCCGCCACTGTCCCTCCCAATGATGGAAAATGGCTACGTCCCGCGCCGCTGCTACATGAACATTAACACTGCTTAGGTTCTCCTTTGCACCGGTGCCAACTCCACTGGGACCTGCAAATACCAGACATACGAGCTGAACAAGTGCCAGCAACTCGAGAAGCCCTTCtaccaaaacaccaacaccttTGCCGTCGATGGAGAGGACTTTACCTGCTCACCAAAGCTCATTGACTGTGGTGGCATCTGCACGAGTCCGACTGGCTGTACCTTTGGAGCCGTCGATTTCAACTACGAACACAAGTACAACCTAAGTGCCATATCTTGGGACAAGTACATTACGAGTTTTGAGTGCAACAAAAAGATTAAAAACTAGGGGTCCCCAGTGGCTGGTTTTCAATCTTTCCTGATTTAGTTTCTGCACATAACTTTTAATTCTTTTTGAGATTGGCCAGTGACAGCAgcacaccacaccacacacaaaTCATGTTTGGCGGGGAAAGCTCGGCATTGATGGCAGTCTGGGGAGGACGATGTCTGTAAGCTGGACACACAGACGACAAGAGAACAGATGTAATGATACGATACCTCGGCCTGCAAAACGGGCTTTACATAGCTTTATGAACATAGACGGGTTTATTTTACTCAATTGACGACTGTGCATCTTCTTCCAGAGCATGTGGTGACTATCGTGGATAtgacgacatggacattTTTCGGAGAGATGATCTGGGGAAGCAGCGAAATCGGTGGGGTCAAGCTTCAAACCCCTCCAAGCTCGATCAAGCTACACCCAAGCTACTCACTTACAACCCCAGACATATAAAACTCGACCTCATCTACATCCAAACCATCCCATTCCCAGCCCATACAAACCCAACCAAATCAAAAACCCCGAGATAACATCccccaaaatggcattcACAACAAACTCCACCATCAACTCCTTCAACGGCCGCATCCTCAAACTCACCCACCaatcctccaccacctccaccccTATgaacctcaacctcttcctccCCAACACAGCATCACAATCCAACCCCGCCCCCCTCCTAATCTACCTCTCCGGCCTGACCTGCACGCCCGACAACGTCACCGAGAAGGGCTTCCTCCACGCCCACGCCTCGCCCCTCAACCTCGCCCTCCTCTACCCGGACACCTCCCCCCGCGGGACCGACCTCCCCGGCGAACACGACGCCTACGACTTTGGCAGCGCCGCCTCCTTCTACATCGACGCCACCAAGACGCCCTGGTCCAAGAACTACAAGATGGAGACGTATCTGACGAAGGAGCTCCCGCAGCTACTGTTCGACAACTTCAAGGAGTTGGATGGGGGGAAGGTGTCCATCACGGGGCACTCCATGGGCGGACATGGTGCCCTGACGCTGTTTCTGAAGAATCCCGGCGTGTATAAGAGCGTGAGTGCGTTTGCGCCGATTTGCAATCCCAGTCAGTGTCCGTGGGGGGAGAAGGCGTTCACGGGGTATTTGGAGGATAAGGCGGAGTGGGCGAAGCACGATGCTACTGAGTTGTTGAAGGGGTGGAAGGGGGATTTGAATTGTTTGATTGATGTGGTGAGTTCTTTGTGTACCTCTTTAAAGGTTTGGTCTTGACTCATTGTTTAGGGAACTGGTGATAATTTCTACAAGGGGGGTCAGCTTTTGCCAGAGAATTTTGTAAAGGCGGCGGCTGAGAAGGGTATTAATGGGGTGAATGTGCGGTATCAGGATGTAAGTGTTCCTTGGGTCTTGGTTCAGTGTTGAGTGATGTGCTAATTGTTTAGGGGTATGATCATTCGTACTTTTTTATTTCGACTTTTGGGGAGGACCATGTGAAGCATGCTGCTAAGGCGCTGGGATTGCTGTAGGAATTGACTTGGAGGAGGTAGTGAGATTACTATTTTATCAATGTTGAATACGGTGTCATACAGGTATCATACAGCTTCAGATGTGACCACTATTACTCAACTATAACGCATAAAAGAATTCAAAATCTACCCCAGCTACTCCGATATATCGAACCGTCTACTCCAGTCTTCCCTGACCTGCAGCTCAAGCCCAGCATTGAAACGTAGCATCAGCATTCAGCCGAAATAACAACAATATCACAAACCACAAACCGCAGTCAACCGCAAAGCATCCCCAATACAGCATCCCGCCCAACATATACGACCATACCGACCGCTACACAAACCCATACCCAGCATATCGATTCGCCAACAACCCATTCAGCCGATATGCGTTACATCATCTATCACAATATTAGCAAGTAAGTTCTGCACGCCAAGGCAAGCCAACCGAAATACGAAACCCTAAATCCAGGCATAAATACCGAGACAAACTTCACAAGAAATGT
The genomic region above belongs to Pochonia chlamydosporia 170 chromosome 2, whole genome shotgun sequence and contains:
- a CDS encoding S-formylglutathione hydrolase (similar to Metarhizium robertsii ARSEF 23 XP_007823266.2), which encodes MAFTTNSTINSFNGRILKLTHQSSTTSTPMNLNLFLPNTASQSNPAPLLIYLSGLTCTPDNVTEKGFLHAHASPLNLALLYPDTSPRGTDLPGEHDAYDFGSAASFYIDATKTPWSKNYKMETYLTKELPQLLFDNFKELDGGKVSITGHSMGGHGALTLFLKNPGVYKSVSAFAPICNPSQCPWGEKAFTGYLEDKAEWAKHDATELLKGWKGDLNCLIDVGTGDNFYKGGQLLPENFVKAAAEKGINGVNVRYQDGYDHSYFFISTFGEDHVKHAAKALGLL